A DNA window from Plodia interpunctella isolate USDA-ARS_2022_Savannah chromosome 12, ilPloInte3.2, whole genome shotgun sequence contains the following coding sequences:
- the LOC128674043 gene encoding uncharacterized protein LOC128674043, protein MATHVLIVVLLLKVVCASDLEREGRDGFIDRLSGGMKLASDFLASESIASKVAEFVVRAFQANTNTQPTPSPTSNRRRPGFNEAYQDASAENFAEEIRPNYQVNEAPSPMTPLKYLVKLIGLQPNQISAVAVNALVFVAQMISTFLAGPRPSKPYRSEIPTAWILNKNSRSLQDLISRAKNESILQEIDEAIKQQGEETSCIRLLVCKITPFVHKMQNAVFGKENSTDLRGLRGSDVMYRHLPTAEEIRESGDSCEQKHKECDLNE, encoded by the exons ATGGCGACACATGTTCTCATTGTGGTTTTATTGTTGAAGGTGGTGTGTGCGAGTGATTTAGAACGAGAGGGCAGAGATGGTTTTATTGATAGGTTGAGCGGAGGGATGAAGCTTGCCTCGGACTTTTTAG CTTCAGAATCCATCGCATCAAAGGTAGCAGAGTTCGTGGTTCGCGCATTCCAGGCCAACACAAACACACAACCGACACCAAGTCCAACATCAAACAGACGTCGACCAGGCTTCAATGAAGCTTACCAAGATGCTAGCGCTGAGAACTTTGCAGAGGAAATCAGACCTAATTACCAGGTCAATGAGGCTCCAAGTCCGATGACGCCGTTGAAGTACTTAGTGAAGCTGATTGGATTGCAGCCTAATCAAATAAGCGCGGTGGCTGTCAATGCGCTAGTTTTTGTTGCACAAATG ATATCAACATTCCTCGCCGGACCTCGTCCGTCTAAGCCATATCGTTCTGAAATCCCTACAGCTTGGATATTAAACAAGAACTCCAGAAGCCTACAAGACTTGATATCAAGGGCCAAGAATGAATCCATTTTACAAGAAATAGACGAAGCAATCAAACAGCAGGGAGAAGAGACCAGTTGTATAAGACTTTTAGTATGTAAGATTACTCCCTTTGTTCATAAAATGCAGAATGCTGTATTTGGAAAGGAGAATAGCACAGATTTGAGGGGATTGCGCGGATCTGATGTCATGTACCGCCATCTACCGACAGCGGAGGAAATCAGAGAAAGTGGCGACTCATGTGAGCAGAAACATAAGGAGTGTGATCTCAATGAGTGA